In Gigantopelta aegis isolate Gae_Host chromosome 14, Gae_host_genome, whole genome shotgun sequence, the following proteins share a genomic window:
- the LOC121388984 gene encoding ras-related protein Rab-35-like has translation MATGLPNYKVILCGEYGVGKSSIFRRFMNNTFVNQTGKKSTIGLDQSSRVYVIGGTEVKLTLWDTGGMERMSFIGSSYYRGAHAALLCYNYNNRETFTILSQYILDIVMNAEGAKIFLCGNMIESTGDHDPVTEADLDSFMGECADVLSGVYRVSCRDNVGVDDMFEDMTRVLHDDAVSRMTLRRDFVIRPGETPEVEPSKKRCC, from the exons ATGGCCACAGGGCTGCCAAACTATAAAGTGATTTTGTGTGGAGAATACGGGGTTGGCAAGAGCTCTATTTTCCGCAGATTCATGAATAATACTTTTGTCAATCAAACGGGAAAGAAGTCAACAATTGGCCTTGACCAGAGTTCTCGGGTTTATGTAATTGGAGGCACAGAGGTCAAG CTGACATTATGGGACACTGGTGGGATGGAGAGAATGAGCTTCATTGGTTCCAGCTACTACCGTGGTGCCCACGCTGCCCTACTCtgctacaactacaacaacagaGAGACGTTTACAATACTGTCCCAGTACATCCTCGACATTGTGATGAATGCTGAGGGAGCTAAGATATTTCTGTGTGGCAACATGATCGAGTCGACAGGGGACCACGATCCGGTGACGGAGGCCGATCTCGACAGCTTCATGGGTGAGTGTGCGGACGTGCTGTCGGGCGTGTACAGGGTATCGTGCCGGGACAACGTTGGCGTGGACGACATGTTTGAAGACATGACCAGGGTGTTGCACGATGATGCCGTCAGCCGCATGACGCTGAGAAGAGACTTTGTGATCCGGCCCGGGGAAACACCTGAGGTAGAGCCTTCAAAGAAGAGGTGTTGTTGA